The Lutibacter profundi region TTTTATCTCCTAAAAGGTACGATTTGTTTGAAGGAGCTTCACCAATATAAACAGCTTCATCTGCAAATCTTACATGTGGCGCATTTCTATCAGCTTCTGAATAAATGGCAACCGTTTTAACACCCATTTTTCGAGCAGTTTTCATAACTCTAATGGCAATTTCGCCTCTATTTGCGATTAATATTTTTTTCATTTTAGTATGGGTTTAGTGCTTTTAGAATATTAATTTTAGGTAGGTAATAGTTATTCCAATTCAATCATTAACTCACCCTTTTCAACAGTTTCTCCTTTTTTAATGTATATAGATTTAATGATACCACTTTTAGGAGAACTAATAGTATTTTCCATTTTCATCGCCTCTAAAATTAACAAGGTTTCTCCTTCTGACACTTTTTGTCCTATCTCTACATTTATATTTAAAATAAGGCCAGGCATAGGAGATTTTATGTCATTTGATTTTTTGGATGTTCCTATTGTAAATCCCATTTCTTTAATAAGTAAATCTAATTGGTTTGAGATTTTAACAGTATAATTATTAGAATTAACATTGATAACATATTCCTTGTTAAAAAAATTGGATTTCTCAAGTTCAACATTAAAAGATTTATTATTGTGAATTACATGGAATTTAGATTCTGATAATTTTAAGATATCTAATTTTTTTGTTTCAGAATGTTTAAAATTATATTCAAAAGAGTTGTCTACAGTTACTTTGAAATTTTCATCCATAATTATTAAAAATAATAGGTTTTAATTAATGATTTTGAATTAGATAAAGATATTGATTTTTTTTTGAATAAATATTGATTTTAATTAGGTTTTTTTGAATTAAATATTTTTTATAGTGATTTTAGGACTAAATATTTAGGAATACGCAAAAAAAACATTGCAGGTGAAGCATTAAAATTATGGGACAATGTTAAAATAAAAAAGGATGGGCATAAAAAAACAGCTTATTAAAAATAGAAATAAGCTGTTTTTTAGTGTTGTTGTGACCTCGACAGGATTCAAACCTGTTCGCTATAACCTAACGTTTATAAGGGTTTAAGAGATTTCAAAGAATACGAGGTAGTTATTTAACTACCATTTAAACTGTACTAGTATAGTTTAATCTAGCTTTCTATTAAAGAATAAATATACAATTTTCAACCAACTAAATCAAAACAAATCACATCAAATTTTATGATACTTTTTGAAGGTATTCATTGACTAAATCTAGTTTAATACCACTGTATTCAGCAAATTCTTCTGAAGTAACAAACTGATGTTTTTGTTTTCCAAAATGCACTTTAATTTCATTTAATAGCTTACGCCCGTATCGTTCACTTCTTCCAGTGATGCACTGAATGTCTTTTGGGTATATGCAAGCTCTTATTATTTTCATTTGATACATTATCTATACTTTATCCTAACCTCATCTTACTGTCATTTATATCGTGTTATTCGGTAAAAAAAGATTAATTCGGCAGGGTTGTATGTTGGTTTTTGAATTCTCTTATAAAGATACTTTCATTTGTTGAGAATTAAAAATTTATAAGATTATGGCTAGACAGACTGGAATAATTAAATTAAAAGGTACTATTGGAGGTATTACCTTTTACAAAACTGCTGATGGAGATCTTGCTCGCGAAAAAGGCGGTGTAGATGCTTCAAGAATTGCAAATGACCCAGCGTTTCAAAGAACGCGTGAAAATGGTTCTGAATTTGGGAGAGCTGGAAAAGGTGGAAAAGTACTTCGAAATGCGATTCGTATTCTTTTGCAAAATGCAAAAGATAAACGTGTGGTTAGTAGATTAACTACAGAAGTATTAAAAGTGATAAAAACAGATGCTGTGAATGAACGTGGCTTGAGAACTGTACAAGATGGAAATTTAGCCGACTTAAAGGGGTTTGAGTTTAATTTAAATGGAAAATTAAACAACACTTTATTTGCAGCACATACCAATGCATTTGACCGTGTTGCTGGTGATGCTTCTGTAAATATTGGTGCTTTTTCTCCTGCTATAAGAATTGCTGCTCCTGCTGGAACTACTCATTTTAAAGTAGTAATGGGTGCCGCTGAAATTGATTTTAAAGAAGGAACTTCTGTTTTTGAAAGTGATGAAACGGCTATTTTACCCTATAATAATGAAAATACTGCTGCCATTGATTTGGGTGCAACTGTAATAGCGAATTCAACACTACCAGTTTTTCAGGTTTTGGGTGTAGAATTTTATCAGGAAGTGAATGGGCAAATGTATCCGCTGAAAAATGGTGCTTACAACGCGTTGGCTGTTATTGATATTGACACTGTTTAATGGAATTTACATTGCATAGAACCTATTATAAAAAGGGTACGAATAGTGCCCTTTTTTTTAAAGGCCTTTTTATGGGCTTTGTTATTGAATTGCCCTGGTTAGAAAATAGAAAAATTATCTCGTGTATTCCAGAAGGAACCTACAAGTTGAGACCTCGATTTTCTGAAAAATTTAAACATCATTTGCAGCTTGAAAATGTTCCCGGTAGAAATTTGATATTGATACACCCGGCTAATGATGCTTTAAAGGAGCTTGAAGGGTGTATTGCTCCAGTGACGCATTTAACTGGAATAGGAAAGGGAAGTGCTTCTCGATTGCTATTTCAGAAAATTGTTTCAAGTTGTTACCAGGCATTTGAGCGAAAAGAAAAAGTATTCTTAACTATTAAATCTTAACTAATGAAACTTACAGAACGATATACAAAAAAGACACCTAAATTTTTTAGAACACTCCGAAATATTGGAATTGCCTTGGCAGCTGCAGGAGGTGTAATTATTGCAGCTCCAATTTCATTACCTACCATTATTATTACAGTTGCTACTTATATGACCGTTGCAGGTACTGTAGCCACAGCAGTAAGCCAAGCGGTTGTAGCTGACGAAAACAAAGACGAAAAATAAAACATAGATGTGGCAAAATGATTTACAGTTAAAATCTGGCGTTTTTGGGGGAACGTTGCTTTCTACAGTTCTAAATATTAGCCTACACGATGTATTTTTTACCGTTGTAATGGCTGTTATTGGAGCTGTAGTTAGTTTTTTTGTTTCGTATGTGTTGAAGAGGTTGTTTACCAAAAAATAAGGCCTAGCTAAATTTTAACTAGGCACTTATTATTTATACTTCTTAAGTTATTTTTTAACTCAGTTCTTTGTTAGGCAATGTTATTTTAGTAAATCTGTACTTTTTAAATAATCAATTATTTTCATTCCTAAAAGCTTTGATTCAAGCTCGAAAAAACTTTTTGATTGCATAGCAATTCCTCTATGAAACGATTCTTCTCTTTGGTAGACTGTTTTAGAATTTGTTTCTTCCTCAATATCCTCAGAACTCCATACTATCATACTTGTTTGTTCATTTCCTACTGTAAAACCACAAATATATGGTTGATTTTTGTGTTTAAACAAGAGTGGAGCACCTGAAATACCTCGAGGGCACATATATGATAATTCATAATGCGCTGGGGTTTTTG contains the following coding sequences:
- a CDS encoding acetyl-CoA carboxylase biotin carboxyl carrier protein subunit, whose translation is MDENFKVTVDNSFEYNFKHSETKKLDILKLSESKFHVIHNNKSFNVELEKSNFFNKEYVINVNSNNYTVKISNQLDLLIKEMGFTIGTSKKSNDIKSPMPGLILNINVEIGQKVSEGETLLILEAMKMENTISSPKSGIIKSIYIKKGETVEKGELMIELE
- a CDS encoding DUF5675 family protein gives rise to the protein MEFTLHRTYYKKGTNSALFFKGLFMGFVIELPWLENRKIISCIPEGTYKLRPRFSEKFKHHLQLENVPGRNLILIHPANDALKELEGCIAPVTHLTGIGKGSASRLLFQKIVSSCYQAFERKEKVFLTIKS